From the genome of Flavobacterium luteolum, one region includes:
- the glgB gene encoding 1,4-alpha-glucan branching protein GlgB codes for MTKVIAHSLFTDFDIDLFKAGKHFKLYEKLGAHLIEVNGVKGVYFAVWAPTAQSVSVVGDFNYWTQGEHLLNVRWDSSGIWEGFIPDISKGALYKYKIQSNINGVITEKADPFALYCEKPPHTASVIWDLDYTWKDQNWMQNRQDYNALDKPYSVYEVHLGSWKRADHNRFLTYLELADDLVKYVKETGFTHVEFMPIMEYPYDPSWGYQLTGYFAPTSRFGKPQDFMVLVDKLHQEGIGVILDWVPSHFPDDAHGLGYFDGSHLYEHPDRRKGYHPDWKSLVFNYGRNEVRAFLISNAVFWLQNYHIDGLRVDAVASMLYLDYSRKEGEWEANIFGGRENLDSISFLKEFNEVIYSNFNGVQTIAEESTSFPMVSRPTSVGGLGFGMKWMMGWMHDTLKYFQKETVYRKYHQNELTFSMTYAFTENFMLPFSHDEVVYGKKSLIYKMPGDEWQRFANLRLLYGYMFTHPGTKLLFMGAEFGQTSEWNFEQSLDWHLLQYDFHSGIKRLITDLNQLYKSQPALYEKQFRGDGFEWINYSDHQNAILSYIRKGNNPDENLIVVCNFTEVLRENYRIGIPKKGKLQEIFNSDAAIYGGSGAGNSKSLKAESISYDGRDFSAELVLPPLSVTVYSLV; via the coding sequence ATGACAAAAGTAATCGCACATTCTCTATTTACCGACTTTGATATTGATTTATTTAAGGCTGGAAAACACTTTAAATTATATGAAAAATTAGGGGCTCATTTAATTGAAGTAAATGGAGTTAAAGGTGTTTATTTTGCAGTTTGGGCTCCAACAGCTCAGTCTGTTTCTGTTGTCGGAGATTTTAATTATTGGACACAAGGAGAACATCTTTTAAATGTTCGTTGGGATTCTTCCGGAATTTGGGAAGGATTTATTCCTGATATTTCAAAAGGCGCATTGTATAAATATAAAATTCAGTCAAATATTAACGGAGTAATTACTGAAAAAGCAGATCCATTTGCACTTTATTGTGAAAAACCGCCTCATACTGCTTCTGTAATTTGGGATTTGGATTATACATGGAAAGACCAAAATTGGATGCAAAATCGTCAGGATTATAATGCATTGGATAAACCATATTCGGTTTATGAAGTGCATTTAGGATCTTGGAAAAGAGCAGATCATAATCGCTTTTTGACTTATCTGGAACTTGCCGATGATTTGGTTAAATATGTAAAAGAGACAGGTTTTACACATGTTGAATTTATGCCTATTATGGAATATCCTTATGATCCTTCTTGGGGTTATCAATTAACAGGATATTTTGCGCCGACTTCACGCTTTGGTAAACCGCAGGATTTTATGGTTTTGGTGGATAAATTACATCAGGAGGGAATTGGAGTTATCCTTGATTGGGTGCCGTCACATTTTCCTGATGATGCACATGGCTTAGGTTATTTTGATGGATCGCATTTGTACGAACATCCAGATCGCAGAAAAGGATATCATCCAGATTGGAAGAGTTTAGTTTTTAATTATGGAAGAAATGAAGTTCGTGCTTTTCTAATAAGCAATGCTGTTTTTTGGCTTCAAAATTATCATATCGATGGACTCAGAGTTGATGCTGTAGCTTCTATGCTTTATTTGGATTATTCTCGAAAAGAGGGCGAGTGGGAAGCTAATATTTTTGGAGGAAGAGAAAATTTGGATTCCATTAGCTTTCTTAAAGAGTTTAATGAAGTAATCTATTCTAATTTTAATGGAGTTCAGACTATTGCGGAAGAAAGCACTTCTTTTCCGATGGTTTCAAGACCAACTTCTGTGGGAGGTTTAGGTTTTGGAATGAAATGGATGATGGGATGGATGCATGACACTTTAAAATACTTTCAAAAAGAAACGGTTTATAGAAAATACCATCAAAATGAATTGACTTTTTCGATGACATACGCGTTTACTGAAAATTTCATGCTTCCGTTTTCACATGACGAAGTGGTATATGGTAAAAAGTCTCTTATTTATAAAATGCCCGGCGATGAATGGCAACGTTTTGCAAACTTGAGATTATTGTACGGATATATGTTTACGCATCCTGGAACAAAATTGCTTTTTATGGGAGCCGAATTTGGGCAAACTAGTGAATGGAACTTTGAACAAAGTTTAGATTGGCATTTGTTGCAATATGATTTTCATTCTGGAATAAAAAGGTTGATTACAGATTTGAATCAATTGTACAAATCGCAACCCGCATTGTACGAAAAACAATTTAGAGGAGATGGTTTTGAATGGATTAATTATTCGGATCATCAAAATGCCATTTTATCCTATATCCGAAAAGGGAATAATCCAGATGAGAATCTAATTGTTGTCTGTAATTTTACTGAAGTGCTAAGAGAAAACTATAGAATTGGTATTCCTAAAAAAGGCAAGTTGCAAGAAATCTTTAACAGTGATGCTGCTATATACGGTGGAAGTGGTGCTGGAAATTCTAAATCATTGAAAGCTGAATCTATTTCTTATGATGGAAGAGATTTTTCTGCTGAGTTAGTTTTACCGCCTTTAAGTGTTACAGTATATTCTTTGGTGTAA
- a CDS encoding M48 family metallopeptidase — translation MKKYVFLGVFGALMIACATNPITGKQNLNFVSNSELFPSSFQQYNQFLTENKVITGTADAKLVETVGFKIKAAAEKYLNYLGQTQYLKDYRWEYKLVDNKEVNAWCLPGGKIVVYSGILPVTQNESGLATVMGHEVSHALANHGAQRMSAAQLQQIGGAALGAATSGKSEATQQIFAQAYGIGSEVGVMLPFSRSNESEADKIGLTLMAIAGYNPDDAVAFWSRMAAKSGGASTPEFMSTHPSDATRIANIKALIPEAKAIALKVGTIK, via the coding sequence ATGAAAAAATATGTGTTTTTAGGGGTTTTTGGAGCACTTATGATAGCTTGTGCAACCAATCCAATTACAGGTAAGCAAAATCTTAATTTTGTTTCAAATAGCGAATTATTTCCATCTTCGTTTCAGCAATACAATCAGTTTTTAACAGAAAACAAAGTCATTACTGGAACTGCAGATGCAAAACTGGTAGAAACGGTAGGTTTTAAGATAAAAGCAGCTGCAGAGAAATATTTGAATTATTTAGGTCAGACGCAATACTTAAAAGATTATCGATGGGAATATAAATTGGTTGATAATAAAGAAGTAAATGCTTGGTGTCTTCCAGGTGGTAAAATTGTCGTGTATTCTGGGATTCTTCCAGTAACGCAAAATGAATCAGGTTTGGCAACCGTAATGGGGCACGAAGTTTCGCATGCTTTAGCAAATCATGGAGCGCAAAGAATGTCTGCAGCACAATTACAACAAATTGGTGGAGCAGCTTTAGGTGCGGCAACAAGCGGAAAATCTGAAGCGACACAGCAAATTTTTGCACAGGCGTACGGAATTGGTTCTGAAGTTGGAGTAATGCTTCCATTTAGCAGAAGCAACGAAAGTGAAGCAGATAAAATTGGTTTGACTTTAATGGCCATTGCAGGTTATAATCCAGATGATGCTGTTGCATTCTGGAGCAGAATGGCTGCTAAATCTGGGGGGGCTTCTACACCAGAATTTATGAGTACACACCCGTCAGATGCTACGAGAATTGCCAATATTAAAGCGTTAATTCCAGAAGCAAAAGCTATTGCGCTTAAAGTGGGAACGATAAAATAA
- a CDS encoding glycoside hydrolase family 31 protein yields the protein MITNTSLEYKGDLYPSKIVSYEHEGDSIFFNTDNKVILKVTILRDSLIRFRFTTKGYFSNDFSYAIDKTQLHGYNFLELTEEETYFQIRTSKVKCKIQKSDLRLSIYDLNDFLILEDELGFHWEESYEYGGNIVKMSKFSKDGECYYGLGDKATQMNLKGKRVENFATDQYAYQKDQDPLYKVVPFYIGLHNKQSYGVFFDNTFRTFFDFCQERRNVTSFWAEGGEMNYYFIYGPQMQDVVTTYTDLTGKPELPPLWVLGYHQCKWSYYPESKVKEITSKFRELQIPCDAIYLDIDYMEGFRCFTWNKNYFPDPKKMVAELAEDGFKTVVIIDPGIKIDKDYWVYKEALEKDYFCKRADGPYMKGKVWPGECNFPDYTNPTVREWWAGLFKELVSEIGVKGVWNDMNEPAVMEVPNKTFPMDVRHFYDGNPCSHRKAHNIYGTQMARATYHGVKRFAYPKRPFVITRSAYSGAQRYTSSWTGDNVATWEHLWLANIQVQRMSISGMGFTGSDIGGFAEQPTGELYARWIQLGVFHPFCRTHSSGDHGNQEPWAFDEEVINITRKFVSLRYQLLPYLYTMFWQYIEEGIPMLKPLVYFDQDDTQTHYRNDEFIFGNQILVCPILEPNAVGRRMYIPRGEWYNYWTNELFVGGREIWIDTKFDEIPVFVKAGAIIPKYPVQQYVGQLDFDELTLDVYYKNGKEQSAVYEDAQDGYDYKKGRYSYLSLRNIGKEKELIIQLHKEGKYDTPYSKYKINLIGLPFKVSEIEIDNEKVEFDKISFQQNNFLLIDKEFNELHIIGE from the coding sequence ATGATTACAAACACATCATTAGAATACAAAGGCGATTTATATCCATCAAAAATTGTCTCTTATGAACATGAAGGAGATTCAATTTTCTTTAACACGGATAACAAAGTAATTTTAAAAGTCACAATTCTTCGTGATAGTTTAATCCGATTTCGTTTTACGACAAAAGGTTATTTTAGTAACGATTTCTCGTATGCAATTGATAAAACACAGCTTCATGGCTATAATTTTTTGGAACTTACAGAAGAAGAAACATATTTCCAGATTAGAACTAGTAAAGTAAAATGTAAGATCCAAAAATCAGATCTTCGCCTTTCCATTTACGATTTAAATGATTTTCTAATTTTAGAAGATGAACTTGGTTTTCATTGGGAAGAAAGTTATGAATATGGTGGAAATATCGTAAAAATGAGTAAATTTTCTAAAGACGGAGAATGTTACTACGGTCTTGGAGATAAAGCAACTCAAATGAATCTGAAAGGCAAAAGAGTAGAAAATTTTGCCACAGATCAATACGCCTACCAAAAAGATCAGGATCCGCTTTACAAAGTTGTTCCGTTCTATATTGGTCTTCATAATAAACAATCCTACGGTGTTTTCTTTGACAACACTTTTAGAACTTTCTTCGATTTTTGTCAAGAAAGAAGAAACGTTACAAGTTTTTGGGCAGAAGGTGGTGAGATGAATTATTATTTCATTTATGGGCCTCAAATGCAGGATGTTGTAACTACTTATACAGACTTAACAGGAAAACCAGAATTACCGCCGCTTTGGGTTTTAGGATATCACCAGTGTAAATGGAGTTATTATCCTGAAAGCAAAGTAAAAGAAATAACCTCAAAATTTAGAGAACTTCAAATCCCATGTGATGCCATTTATCTAGACATTGATTACATGGAAGGTTTTCGATGTTTTACTTGGAATAAAAACTATTTTCCTGATCCGAAAAAAATGGTCGCTGAATTAGCCGAAGATGGTTTTAAAACAGTCGTAATTATCGATCCCGGAATTAAAATTGATAAAGATTACTGGGTTTATAAAGAAGCTTTAGAAAAAGATTATTTCTGCAAAAGGGCAGATGGGCCTTATATGAAAGGAAAAGTATGGCCAGGAGAATGTAATTTTCCAGATTATACAAATCCTACAGTTAGAGAATGGTGGGCTGGTTTATTTAAAGAATTAGTTTCAGAGATAGGAGTGAAAGGAGTTTGGAATGATATGAACGAACCTGCTGTGATGGAGGTTCCAAATAAAACATTTCCAATGGATGTTCGTCACTTTTATGATGGAAATCCGTGCAGTCATAGAAAAGCCCATAACATTTATGGAACGCAAATGGCAAGAGCGACTTATCATGGAGTAAAACGATTTGCTTATCCAAAACGTCCGTTTGTAATTACAAGATCAGCTTATTCGGGTGCACAGCGTTATACATCTTCTTGGACAGGAGATAACGTTGCAACGTGGGAACATTTGTGGCTTGCTAATATTCAGGTGCAGAGAATGTCAATTTCAGGAATGGGATTCACAGGTTCTGATATCGGTGGTTTCGCAGAACAGCCAACAGGTGAATTATATGCACGCTGGATTCAATTAGGTGTTTTTCATCCATTTTGTAGAACGCATTCTTCTGGTGATCATGGAAATCAAGAACCTTGGGCATTTGACGAAGAAGTCATTAACATTACAAGAAAATTTGTGAGCCTTCGTTATCAATTATTACCTTATTTATATACAATGTTTTGGCAATATATAGAAGAGGGGATTCCGATGCTAAAACCATTAGTTTACTTTGATCAGGATGATACACAAACCCATTATCGCAATGACGAATTTATCTTTGGAAATCAGATTTTAGTTTGCCCGATACTTGAACCTAATGCTGTAGGTAGACGTATGTATATTCCTAGAGGAGAATGGTATAACTATTGGACAAATGAGCTTTTTGTTGGCGGAAGAGAAATTTGGATTGATACTAAATTTGATGAGATTCCGGTTTTCGTAAAAGCTGGCGCAATTATTCCAAAATATCCAGTTCAGCAGTATGTGGGTCAATTAGATTTTGATGAACTAACACTTGATGTTTACTATAAAAATGGCAAAGAGCAGTCGGCAGTTTATGAAGATGCTCAAGATGGCTATGATTATAAAAAAGGACGTTATAGCTATTTATCTTTAAGAAATATTGGAAAAGAAAAAGAACTGATTATCCAGCTTCATAAAGAAGGAAAATATGACACTCCTTACAGTAAGTACAAAATTAATCTTATCGGTTTGCCATTTAAAGTTTCTGAAATAGAAATAGACAACGAAAAAGTAGAATTTGATAAAATTAGTTTCCAACAAAATAATTTCTTACTAATTGATAAAGAGTTTAATGAGTTGCATATTATTGGCGAGTAA
- a CDS encoding glucose-1-phosphate adenylyltransferase has product MKFKKKNVVAIILGGGQGSRLFPLTETRSKPAVPIGGKYRLVDIPISNCINSDIFKIFVLTQFNSASLNAHIKNTFNFSIFSQSFVDILAAEQTPDNPTWFQGTADAVRQCMSHFLKHDFDHALILSGDQLYQMDFNEMLEAHIAAEAEISIATLPVNAKDAPEFGILKTDHENNIHAFIEKPNASLLPEWESEVSEQMQEKGKKYLASMGIYIFNKSLLEELMADQETKDFGKEIIPQSVGKHKILSYQYEGYWTDIGNIESFFEANIGLTADIPEFNLFDNENKIFTRPRLLPPSKFRNSIINQSLISEGCIINAKEIKSSVIGIRSRIGEGTVLENCYVMGNDFYQDLDELNHESSINKIHVGIGENCFIKNALVDKNVRIGNNVHISGGKHLDNFTNELYSIKDGIVVVKKGVTLSDNFRIE; this is encoded by the coding sequence ATGAAATTTAAAAAGAAAAATGTAGTTGCCATTATTTTAGGAGGTGGACAAGGTTCACGTTTATTTCCATTAACAGAAACAAGATCAAAACCTGCAGTCCCAATTGGAGGAAAATACCGTTTGGTCGATATTCCAATTTCAAATTGCATCAATTCTGATATTTTTAAAATATTTGTTTTGACACAATTTAATTCAGCATCTCTGAATGCTCACATCAAAAACACTTTCAATTTTAGCATTTTTAGCCAGTCTTTTGTTGATATTTTGGCAGCTGAACAAACCCCAGACAATCCAACTTGGTTTCAGGGAACAGCTGATGCCGTAAGACAATGCATGTCACATTTTTTGAAGCACGATTTTGATCACGCTTTAATTCTGTCAGGAGATCAATTATATCAGATGGATTTTAATGAAATGCTAGAAGCGCATATTGCTGCTGAGGCTGAAATTTCTATTGCCACTTTACCTGTTAATGCTAAAGATGCTCCTGAATTTGGTATCCTTAAAACGGATCACGAAAATAATATTCATGCTTTTATAGAAAAACCGAATGCTTCATTGTTGCCAGAATGGGAATCTGAGGTAAGCGAACAAATGCAGGAAAAGGGAAAAAAATACCTGGCTTCAATGGGAATTTATATTTTCAATAAATCATTATTGGAAGAATTAATGGCAGATCAGGAAACTAAAGATTTCGGTAAAGAAATTATTCCGCAATCTGTTGGGAAACATAAAATTTTAAGTTATCAATATGAAGGATATTGGACAGATATCGGAAATATTGAATCTTTTTTTGAGGCAAATATTGGTTTAACTGCGGATATTCCAGAATTTAACTTGTTCGATAACGAAAATAAAATTTTCACTCGACCAAGATTACTCCCACCTTCTAAATTTAGAAATTCGATTATCAATCAATCTTTAATTTCTGAAGGCTGTATTATTAATGCCAAAGAAATTAAAAGTTCTGTAATTGGAATTCGCTCTAGAATTGGCGAAGGAACTGTTTTGGAAAACTGTTATGTTATGGGTAACGATTTTTATCAGGATCTTGACGAATTAAATCATGAAAGCAGTATTAATAAAATTCATGTTGGAATAGGTGAAAACTGCTTTATTAAAAATGCTTTGGTTGACAAAAATGTTCGTATTGGAAATAATGTACACATTTCGGGTGGAAAGCATTTAGACAATTTCACGAATGAATTATACAGTATAAAAGATGGAATTGTTGTTGTCAAAAAAGGAGTAACATTATCTGATAATTTTAGAATTGAATAA
- a CDS encoding glycogen synthase — protein MEIFHISAECYPVAKVGGLGDVVGALPKYQQSAGHDVRVVIPCYATKFKNENNFECVHWGTVKLGNFKFPFSVLKETTDKLGFELYLIEINELFDRPNVYGYEDDIERFLSFQIATLDWIIARNKVPDIINCHDHHTGVIPFLLQFAYKYEVLKNVKTVITIHNGLYQGWFGFDKLYYLPEFDLRHVGFLEWNNSINSLAVAIKCADAVTTVSPSYLNEINISANGLESLFNSVRNKSRGILNGIDIEVWNPLKDQMIAENYSIEDFEVGKRKNKDKLCEEFDLDSSKPLFSFIGRLFEEKGGDLLPHASALALSEHFEEINILILGSGNSEIEAQLTQLRNDYKGNYNVFIGYNEELAHLIYAGSDYILMPSRVEPCGLNQMYAMRYGTIPIVRRTGGLRDTVIDFGDEGNGVCHDQASVADICYSINRAVRLYEDKINFNKVLKRGMTADHSWESVCQEYIEIYNLIIQQNEI, from the coding sequence ATGGAAATATTTCATATTAGTGCAGAGTGTTATCCTGTGGCAAAGGTTGGCGGTTTGGGAGATGTTGTGGGTGCGTTACCAAAATATCAGCAATCTGCTGGACATGATGTTAGGGTTGTAATTCCTTGTTACGCTACTAAGTTTAAGAACGAGAATAATTTTGAATGTGTTCATTGGGGCACAGTTAAATTAGGAAACTTTAAATTTCCTTTTAGCGTTCTAAAGGAAACAACAGATAAATTAGGTTTTGAATTGTATCTAATAGAAATTAATGAATTATTTGATCGACCAAACGTTTATGGTTATGAAGATGATATTGAAAGATTTTTGTCTTTTCAAATTGCTACATTAGATTGGATTATAGCTCGTAATAAAGTTCCTGATATTATTAATTGCCACGACCATCATACAGGTGTTATTCCTTTTTTATTGCAATTCGCTTACAAGTATGAAGTTTTAAAAAATGTAAAGACGGTTATAACAATTCATAATGGACTTTATCAAGGATGGTTTGGTTTTGATAAACTCTATTATCTGCCAGAGTTTGATTTAAGACATGTTGGATTTTTGGAATGGAATAATTCGATAAATTCTCTAGCGGTCGCGATCAAATGTGCAGATGCTGTGACTACAGTTTCTCCAAGCTATTTAAACGAAATAAATATTTCTGCGAATGGATTAGAATCGCTGTTTAATTCTGTTAGAAATAAATCAAGAGGAATTTTAAACGGAATTGATATTGAAGTTTGGAATCCGTTGAAGGATCAAATGATAGCAGAAAATTATTCGATCGAAGATTTTGAAGTAGGAAAACGAAAAAATAAAGATAAGCTATGTGAAGAGTTTGATTTAGATTCTTCGAAACCATTATTTAGTTTCATTGGCCGATTGTTTGAAGAAAAAGGAGGTGATCTGCTTCCTCATGCTTCTGCTTTGGCTTTGTCTGAACATTTCGAAGAAATTAATATTTTGATTCTAGGTTCAGGAAATTCAGAAATAGAAGCGCAATTGACTCAGCTTCGAAATGATTACAAAGGAAATTACAATGTATTTATTGGTTATAACGAAGAATTGGCACATCTGATTTATGCAGGCTCAGATTATATTTTAATGCCTTCAAGAGTTGAACCTTGCGGTTTGAATCAGATGTACGCGATGCGTTACGGAACAATTCCGATAGTGAGAAGAACGGGAGGATTACGAGATACGGTTATTGATTTTGGAGATGAAGGGAATGGAGTTTGTCACGATCAAGCTTCTGTGGCTGATATATGCTATTCAATAAACCGTGCAGTTAGGTTGTATGAGGATAAAATAAATTTCAATAAAGTTTTAAAAAGAGGAATGACAGCAGATCATTCCTGGGAAAGTGTTTGCCAAGAATATATCGAAATATACAACTTAATAATTCAGCAAAATGAAATTTAA